The genomic region GGTACGCAGGGGTTTTCACGCCGGGCAGCGGCAAGGTGCTCGACGTCCGGCAGGCCGAGGCCGGGGTGCGCCAGATCCTCAGCGATCCGATCAACGGTTACGGCGCCAACAACGTCGAGACCGTCAAGTGCAACGGGGGCCGCGACCCGGTCGTGGCAGCGGGCGAGGGGTTCTCGTGCCAGGTGGTGATCGACGGGGCGGTGCGCGACGTGCAGGTGGTGTTCCGCGACGACGCCGGCACCTATGAGGTCGACGGACCGCGCTAGCGGCACACGGTCCTGAGGATGACCGGGCCGTCGGCGAGCAGTGCGTCGATGCGCCGCTTGAGTTCACCGTTGGACAGGTAGGCGTAGAGGTCAGCGCCGGGGCAGGTGGTCTCGGGCGCGTGGTCACGGTGCCCGGTCAACGTGTCGGCCGGGATCCCGTATCGGGTTGACGCCCAGGCGAATGCGAGCGCGGCCCCGTTGAGCTGCTCCTCGGTCACGGACTGCTGGTCGAAGTCGCCTTCGAGGACGACGAGGAAGTGGCCCGTCGGGTCGTAGCTTGTCGCGGTGTCGCCGGTGATATCGGGATCGCGGAGCTGGTAGAGGTTTCCGTCGCGGTCGACGCTG from Mycolicibacterium phlei harbors:
- a CDS encoding peptidoglycan recognition protein family protein, with protein sequence MNPQRLTRRRLLRLAGTAGLTAAAVGCGLPAAHATPTAHPLLCRDAWGARPPTGPGTPHTPTRLTLHHTEVPLLANNDAPARLRQHQRYHQDSHGWIDIAYHISVDRDGNLYQLRDPDITGDTATSYDPTGHFLVVLEGDFDQQSVTEEQLNGAALAFAWASTRYGIPADTLTGHRDHAPETTCPGADLYAYLSNGELKRRIDALLADGPVILRTVCR